A stretch of Deltaproteobacteria bacterium DNA encodes these proteins:
- a CDS encoding SDR family oxidoreductase: MGKLSGQFALVTGAGQGVGQGIALALAAEGAAVAVAGRTLAKCEETAKQIAARGGRAVALRCDVCDAGDVQRTVDATVRELGGLSILVNNAQEVPLGRLLDVTDEAFLAGFASGPLATHRFMRAAHPHLAKRGGVIINLGTAASLRHDPIGYGCYGAVKEATRTLTRAAAVEWGADGIRAINILPLAESPGFAGWKAARPEEYAEYCKGIPVGYVGDCEKDIGRVVAFLCSEEGRYVNGTSITVDGGRDFLR; encoded by the coding sequence ATGGGCAAGCTCTCCGGACAGTTCGCACTCGTCACCGGCGCGGGACAAGGCGTCGGTCAGGGCATCGCGCTCGCGCTCGCGGCGGAAGGCGCGGCGGTCGCCGTCGCGGGGCGCACGCTCGCGAAGTGCGAGGAGACCGCGAAGCAAATCGCCGCGCGCGGCGGGCGCGCGGTCGCGCTGCGCTGCGACGTGTGCGACGCTGGCGACGTGCAGCGCACGGTCGACGCCACGGTGCGCGAGCTCGGGGGGCTCTCGATTCTCGTGAACAACGCGCAGGAGGTGCCCCTCGGCCGCTTGCTCGACGTGACGGACGAGGCGTTCCTCGCGGGCTTCGCGTCGGGCCCGCTCGCGACGCACCGTTTCATGCGCGCGGCGCATCCGCATCTCGCGAAGCGCGGCGGCGTGATCATCAACCTCGGAACGGCGGCTTCTCTGCGCCACGACCCGATCGGATACGGTTGTTATGGCGCGGTGAAGGAAGCCACGCGCACGCTCACGCGCGCGGCGGCCGTCGAGTGGGGCGCGGACGGGATTCGCGCGATCAACATCCTTCCCCTCGCCGAGTCGCCGGGCTTCGCGGGCTGGAAGGCGGCGCGGCCCGAGGAGTACGCCGAGTACTGCAAGGGCATCCCGGTCGGTTACGTGGGCGACTGCGAGAAGGACATCGGCCGCGTGGTCGCGTTCTTGTGCAGCGAAGAAGGCCGCTATGTGAACGGCACCAGCATCACGGTCGACGGCGGCCGGGACTTCTTGCGATGA